In one Paraburkholderia megapolitana genomic region, the following are encoded:
- a CDS encoding glutathione S-transferase family protein encodes MQRILYSLACADRVRHYSPHVWKIILALKHKGLDFELKPVSFKEISQIEDGSFKSIPVLNDNGHLEGDSFGIAVYLEERYRDGDSLFGGEGGLATARFVEGFSQAVIHPPVSTIAVLDMHAMMSPEDQAYFRAAREKRFGKSLEAFHANKDVELAGLAARLAPMRIVLEKQPWMGGQRPLFADYILFGALQWARICTPTKLLADDDPITEWFERCLDLHGGIGRSAAASVEHDIQHTML; translated from the coding sequence ATGCAAAGAATTCTCTACAGCCTGGCCTGCGCGGATCGGGTTCGCCATTATTCGCCGCATGTATGGAAAATCATTCTGGCGCTAAAGCACAAAGGATTGGATTTCGAGCTCAAACCGGTGTCCTTCAAGGAAATATCGCAAATCGAGGATGGCTCGTTTAAGAGCATTCCCGTCCTTAACGACAACGGGCATCTGGAAGGCGACAGCTTCGGAATTGCCGTCTACCTCGAGGAGCGCTATCGCGACGGCGATAGCCTGTTTGGCGGCGAGGGTGGACTCGCGACCGCGCGTTTCGTCGAAGGCTTCAGCCAGGCGGTGATCCATCCTCCGGTTTCGACGATCGCGGTACTGGACATGCACGCGATGATGTCGCCGGAAGATCAGGCGTATTTCCGTGCGGCGCGCGAAAAACGTTTCGGCAAGAGTCTGGAAGCGTTTCACGCGAACAAGGACGTGGAGCTGGCGGGACTCGCAGCCAGGCTCGCGCCGATGCGTATCGTCCTGGAAAAGCAGCCATGGATGGGTGGACAGCGTCCGCTATTCGCTGACTACATCCTGTTTGGCGCATTGCAGTGGGCGCGCATTTGCACACCCACAAAGCTGCTTGCCGACGACGACCCGATCACGGAATGGTTCGAGCGGTGTCTCGACCTTCATGGCGGCATCGGGCGCTCGGCCGCCGCTTCAGTTGAGCACGACATTCAACACACGATGCTTTGA
- a CDS encoding MalY/PatB family protein produces the protein MIHETAVSTVASASREIRDFILSQPELLARQSYKWHLYPAGVIAACVADMDFRVAPEVQSVIQYGLEKSDYVYPLRDGRRADRAVAAAFAARMKHGFNWDVDPAQVLVVADLVQATYASILAFSEPGDGVVLQVPNYPPFREALEVTGRQLIPLEMEWTDEGYVFDLEKLEDRVDERTKLFILCNPQNPTGRVFTRAELERVAAFAERHDLIVVSDEIHSDLIHPGATHLPFATLSPAAASRAITLNSASKSFNIAGLRCGLVHFGTEALMQRFHARIPIRLTGSVNNVGIDATVAAWTDGQAWLDAVRVHLLTMRDYVAGILRDEIPEIRFHVPEATYLLWMDCSDLNLDGSASSFFLKQARIGFSAGETFHPDAMNFARMNFATSRPILNEILERMITAVRSLRR, from the coding sequence TTGATCCACGAAACGGCGGTATCGACGGTTGCCTCTGCTTCGCGCGAAATCCGCGACTTCATTCTGAGTCAGCCGGAGCTGCTAGCGCGGCAAAGCTACAAATGGCATCTTTATCCAGCGGGCGTCATCGCGGCGTGCGTGGCCGACATGGATTTCCGCGTCGCGCCGGAAGTGCAGAGCGTTATCCAGTATGGCCTCGAAAAATCGGATTACGTATACCCGCTGCGTGATGGTCGCAGGGCGGACCGGGCAGTCGCTGCGGCATTTGCCGCGCGGATGAAGCATGGCTTCAACTGGGATGTCGATCCCGCTCAGGTACTGGTCGTTGCCGATCTGGTACAAGCCACCTATGCTTCGATCCTTGCGTTCTCCGAACCCGGAGATGGCGTGGTGCTGCAGGTACCGAACTATCCGCCGTTTCGCGAAGCGCTCGAGGTCACCGGCCGGCAGCTGATTCCACTCGAGATGGAATGGACCGACGAGGGCTACGTTTTCGATCTCGAGAAGCTGGAAGACCGTGTCGATGAACGTACGAAGCTGTTCATCCTCTGCAATCCCCAGAATCCCACGGGACGCGTTTTCACCCGCGCCGAACTGGAGCGCGTGGCGGCGTTTGCTGAACGGCACGACCTGATCGTCGTGTCGGACGAGATCCATTCAGACCTCATCCATCCGGGAGCGACGCATCTTCCGTTCGCCACGCTGTCGCCCGCTGCGGCGAGCCGGGCCATCACGCTCAACTCCGCGTCGAAGAGCTTCAATATTGCCGGCTTGCGTTGCGGGCTGGTCCACTTCGGTACGGAGGCGCTAATGCAGCGCTTCCACGCGCGGATCCCGATCAGGCTCACGGGGTCCGTCAACAACGTTGGCATCGATGCGACGGTCGCCGCCTGGACGGACGGTCAAGCATGGCTCGATGCCGTACGGGTGCATCTGCTGACCATGCGCGACTACGTGGCGGGAATTCTGCGCGATGAAATTCCGGAGATCCGTTTTCACGTGCCAGAAGCGACCTACCTGTTATGGATGGATTGCAGCGATCTGAACCTTGACGGGTCCGCTTCCAGTTTCTTTTTGAAGCAGGCACGAATCGGTTTCAGCGCTGGCGAGACTTTTCATCCTGACGCGATGAACTTCGCGCGTATGAATTTTGCTACGTCGAGGCCGATCCTCAACGAGATACTCGAACGAATGATCACGGCGGTCCGTTCCCTTCGTCGCTGA
- a CDS encoding acyl-CoA dehydrogenase family protein, with protein sequence MLFGFSDDQLAIQRKYLAIGEEIADAAAASPEGFDFDGWRRLRDEGLWRLIVPTGALDADWWTFTAALDGLSSSIRTPELLLSVIAQAGMVRALERHGNPAQKDRYLDAILRGDVSATCIAEPTTGTDVRSIETSLTEVPGGYRLNGTKFNIAHAPIMDFALVVCRLHGKEQCNIELALLDRKTAGLSIGQVDDKLGNRNLPTGEIHFHDVEVPHERVLGKPGHGLSTLIDIISLGRLYYGLVAANLIRPYLVDAMNYAATRTSFKSQIDSHQYVQRRLVDLRIGMERSRWLAYGALSQLLTDHPEGLMMSSIAKLVGAEDLIANATNLMKLYGSLGYHNGRVAELMKNALGFASVGGTEEMHRKNIFNQMKRLAG encoded by the coding sequence ATGTTATTCGGTTTCTCGGACGACCAATTAGCAATCCAGAGAAAGTATCTTGCGATCGGTGAAGAAATCGCCGATGCAGCAGCTGCTTCTCCGGAGGGGTTTGATTTCGATGGCTGGAGAAGGCTGCGCGACGAGGGATTGTGGCGCCTGATCGTACCAACCGGAGCGCTCGATGCCGACTGGTGGACATTTACGGCGGCACTCGACGGGCTCTCGTCGTCGATCAGGACCCCGGAGCTCCTGCTTTCCGTGATTGCGCAGGCCGGCATGGTGCGCGCACTCGAGCGGCACGGCAACCCGGCCCAGAAGGATCGCTACCTCGACGCCATCTTGCGCGGCGACGTGAGTGCGACGTGCATTGCGGAGCCGACAACAGGGACGGACGTGAGAAGTATCGAGACGTCGCTGACCGAGGTGCCCGGTGGCTATCGGCTCAACGGCACGAAATTCAATATCGCGCATGCGCCGATCATGGATTTCGCACTGGTTGTCTGCCGGCTACACGGAAAAGAGCAGTGCAACATCGAGCTCGCTTTGCTCGATCGCAAGACAGCCGGGTTGTCCATCGGGCAGGTCGACGACAAGCTCGGTAATCGTAACCTGCCGACCGGGGAAATTCATTTTCACGATGTCGAAGTCCCGCACGAGCGTGTGCTCGGAAAACCTGGCCACGGGCTGTCGACCCTCATCGACATCATTTCGTTGGGGCGTCTCTATTACGGTCTCGTGGCGGCGAATCTCATCAGGCCGTATCTCGTCGATGCAATGAACTACGCCGCGACGCGAACCAGCTTCAAGAGCCAGATCGACTCACACCAGTACGTGCAACGACGTCTCGTCGACCTGCGCATCGGTATGGAGCGCTCGCGCTGGCTTGCCTACGGCGCGCTGTCGCAGTTGCTGACGGATCACCCCGAGGGACTGATGATGAGTTCCATCGCGAAGCTCGTGGGTGCCGAGGATCTGATCGCGAACGCGACGAACCTGATGAAGCTCTACGGCAGTCTCGGCTATCACAATGGTCGTGTCGCCGAATTGATGAAGAACGCGTTGGGCTTCGCGAGCGTGGGAGGAACCGAAGAAATGCATCGGAAGAATATTTTCAATCAGATGAAGCGTTTGGCCGGTTGA
- a CDS encoding LysR family transcriptional regulator, with protein MSIPDLNLLVTLDVLLTEGSVTRAAERLRLSPSAMSRALTRLRETTGDPLLVRAGQGLVPTPRAVELRERVSQLVQDGQAVLRPTEKLDLKRLVRTFSMRASDGFVENFGSELIARVADQAPGVRLRFAQKVDKDSTPLRDGSIDLETGVVSKITGPEVRVQALFRDRFIGVVRAGHALSEGEITPERYAAGRHILVSRRGADRGIMDDALELLGLEREVVTIVGGFSTALALVRGSELIVSVPERTTGNMRAGLYSFPLPFAAPEITVSLLWHPRLDADPAHSWLRSQVREICAVTR; from the coding sequence ATGTCGATTCCCGATCTCAATCTACTTGTCACTTTGGACGTGCTGCTTACGGAAGGTAGTGTTACCCGTGCGGCCGAACGATTACGGCTCAGCCCATCGGCGATGAGCCGCGCACTTACGCGTCTACGCGAAACGACCGGTGACCCGCTGCTGGTCCGGGCCGGACAGGGTCTCGTGCCCACCCCCCGCGCGGTGGAACTGCGCGAGCGGGTCAGCCAGCTCGTCCAGGACGGCCAGGCGGTTCTGCGCCCCACTGAGAAGCTCGATCTCAAGCGCCTGGTGCGCACCTTTTCGATGCGCGCCAGCGACGGGTTCGTCGAAAATTTCGGCTCGGAGCTCATCGCCCGTGTCGCCGATCAGGCGCCCGGCGTGCGTTTGCGGTTCGCCCAGAAAGTCGACAAGGACAGCACGCCGCTTCGCGACGGCAGCATCGACCTGGAAACCGGCGTCGTGAGCAAGATAACCGGCCCTGAGGTCCGCGTGCAGGCCTTGTTCCGCGACCGGTTCATTGGCGTGGTGCGAGCAGGGCACGCCCTGAGCGAGGGCGAGATTACCCCCGAGCGCTATGCCGCGGGCAGGCATATCCTGGTCTCGCGGCGCGGCGCGGACAGGGGGATCATGGATGACGCTCTGGAGCTGCTCGGACTGGAACGAGAGGTCGTCACGATCGTCGGCGGCTTTTCGACCGCGCTCGCACTGGTGCGGGGCTCCGAACTTATCGTCAGTGTTCCCGAGCGGACCACCGGCAATATGCGCGCCGGCTTGTATAGCTTCCCTCTGCCGTTTGCAGCGCCAGAGATCACTGTTTCGTTGCTTTGGCACCCGCGGCTGGATGCCGATCCAGCGCATAGCTGGCTGCGCAGCCAGGTTCGCGAGATCTGCGCAGTGACTCGTTAA
- a CDS encoding acyl-CoA thioesterase, with translation MMSKSFQTNVEVRYRDTDSMGHVSSPVYYDYMQYAYLEYMHSILEIPKSKKLPHIMVKTSCEYISQAKYGDKLRVLSAITKYGTKSFEMEHVMHIDDDKGEVVAKATSVHVMYDYDKHATYAIPEAFKHTIQDFQGAL, from the coding sequence ATGATGAGCAAATCTTTTCAAACCAATGTCGAGGTCCGTTATCGTGACACCGATTCCATGGGGCATGTGAGCAGTCCCGTTTACTACGACTACATGCAGTATGCATATCTGGAGTACATGCATAGCATTCTGGAAATTCCGAAGTCGAAGAAACTGCCCCACATCATGGTCAAGACATCCTGTGAATATATTTCCCAGGCAAAATATGGGGACAAACTTCGAGTGCTTAGCGCCATCACGAAGTACGGCACGAAGAGCTTCGAGATGGAACACGTAATGCATATCGACGACGACAAGGGCGAAGTCGTCGCAAAGGCAACGTCCGTGCATGTCATGTACGACTACGACAAACACGCCACGTATGCGATACCTGAGGCCTTCAAGCACACCATCCAGGACTTCCAGGGAGCGCTGTAA
- a CDS encoding efflux transporter outer membrane subunit — protein sequence MRECCWPVCVMLLLLSGCDLAPRYTQPSIAAAPTTFKESGPWTPAQPDDGAYRGAWWKIIDDPQLDALEQRVMSDSPQLAAAVARYDEASALARRARSGLFPQLDAKASAARMRTASPSTGTHIDYRDYAIGASVSYELDLWGRVRNLVAAGDAEKQASAADLAVVKLSLQAELADHYVQLRGLDAQIVLLRQTGNAYDAALQLTMKRFAGGAASELDVGRARTQLASAQSDIEQRMADRALLEHAIAVLVGEQASVFSIAPEQVFAEPPPVPVTAPSRLLQRRPDVAAAERRVAAANSRIGVARAAFFPAITLGGSGGVEATAGTLFSAANRVWALGPAAALLPIFDGGSRSADLDQARAQLNEAAADYRQTTLDSFREVEDQLALINRLANASQREAEAVKAAQRTTQLANVQYREGAVDYLQVVTAQTAELQVRETQITLQARRLTACVDLVRALGGSWETDSGITIGANPSQPAIR from the coding sequence ATGCGTGAATGCTGCTGGCCGGTTTGCGTGATGTTGCTGTTGCTGTCGGGTTGCGATCTCGCGCCACGCTACACGCAACCGTCGATCGCGGCCGCGCCGACGACATTCAAGGAGAGCGGACCATGGACGCCCGCGCAGCCCGATGACGGTGCCTATCGCGGAGCATGGTGGAAGATCATCGACGATCCGCAACTCGATGCGCTGGAGCAGCGTGTCATGTCGGACAGTCCGCAACTGGCCGCAGCAGTCGCCCGCTACGACGAAGCCAGCGCGCTCGCGCGCCGGGCGCGCTCGGGTCTGTTTCCGCAACTCGACGCCAAGGCCAGTGCGGCGCGAATGCGAACGGCGTCGCCGTCCACCGGCACGCATATCGACTATCGCGACTACGCAATCGGCGCATCGGTCTCCTATGAACTGGATCTCTGGGGGCGCGTCCGCAATCTGGTCGCGGCGGGCGACGCGGAGAAGCAGGCGAGCGCGGCAGATCTCGCCGTGGTGAAGCTGAGCCTGCAAGCGGAACTTGCCGATCACTATGTGCAGTTGCGCGGCCTCGACGCCCAGATCGTGCTACTCAGGCAAACCGGCAACGCCTACGACGCGGCTTTGCAGCTCACGATGAAGCGCTTCGCGGGCGGCGCCGCGAGCGAACTCGACGTCGGTCGCGCACGCACTCAGCTTGCGTCGGCCCAGTCGGACATCGAGCAGCGAATGGCCGATCGGGCTTTACTTGAGCATGCAATCGCGGTGCTGGTCGGCGAGCAGGCGTCGGTCTTCTCGATCGCGCCGGAGCAGGTGTTTGCCGAGCCGCCTCCGGTGCCGGTAACGGCACCGTCCCGACTGTTGCAACGACGTCCCGACGTGGCGGCAGCAGAGCGCCGCGTCGCCGCCGCGAACTCGCGCATCGGTGTGGCGAGAGCGGCATTCTTTCCCGCCATCACCCTTGGCGGCTCGGGAGGGGTCGAGGCTACGGCCGGCACGTTGTTCTCGGCGGCGAACAGGGTGTGGGCGCTCGGCCCCGCGGCCGCGCTGCTGCCGATCTTCGACGGCGGGAGCCGAAGCGCGGATCTGGATCAGGCGCGTGCGCAACTGAACGAGGCAGCCGCCGATTACCGCCAGACCACGCTCGATTCGTTTCGCGAAGTCGAGGACCAGCTTGCCCTGATCAACCGGCTCGCGAATGCGTCACAGCGCGAAGCGGAGGCCGTGAAGGCCGCGCAGCGCACGACTCAACTTGCGAACGTCCAGTACCGCGAAGGTGCCGTGGACTACCTGCAGGTGGTGACGGCTCAAACGGCCGAGCTACAGGTACGCGAAACGCAGATCACGCTGCAGGCACGGCGCCTCACGGCATGCGTCGACCTGGTGCGCGCGCTGGGCGGATCCTGGGAAACCGACAGTGGCATAACGATCGGCGCGAACCCGTCGCAGCCTGCTATCCGCTGA
- a CDS encoding glutamate--cysteine ligase gives MARDISNAAPISSLDSLIAHHRDGCKPEGAFRIGTEHEKFAFFRDGHRPVPYDGDASISALLNGMKARLGWEPILDEGRIIGLTGPQGMGAISLEPGGQFELSGAPVSNLHETCKEAGHHLSILRGIAEPLGIRFLGAGSSPKWHLDDTPAMPKSRYEIMRRYMPKIGSRGLDMMYRTCTIQVNLDYSSEADMCRKMQVSMKLQPLATAIFAASPFTEGRPNNFLSWRSDVWRDTDNARAGILPFVFNEDFGFVDYVKWALDVPMYFVIRDGKYRDCTHITFRQFLDGALKGEIDDWQPNMGDWTNHLSTLFPEVRLKSYLEMRGADGGPLLRICALPAFWVGLLYDNEALQAAQELTADWTYEEVLALRNEVPTHALNAPFRGEKLLHVAEEVMDLVRLGLKNRDRRNSDGYDERIFLAPIEDMLARGTTLAEDMLNHYRSRSGSIDSIFEQYQC, from the coding sequence ATGGCTCGTGATATTTCGAATGCAGCACCGATCAGCAGTCTCGACTCACTGATTGCCCATCATCGCGATGGCTGCAAGCCTGAAGGGGCATTCCGGATCGGTACGGAACATGAAAAGTTCGCTTTCTTTCGCGACGGGCATCGTCCTGTCCCGTATGACGGCGACGCCAGCATTTCAGCGCTTCTCAATGGTATGAAGGCCAGACTCGGCTGGGAGCCGATCCTCGATGAAGGCCGGATTATCGGGCTGACTGGGCCGCAAGGCATGGGTGCGATTTCGCTGGAACCAGGCGGACAGTTCGAACTGTCCGGCGCCCCCGTCAGCAATTTGCACGAGACGTGCAAGGAAGCTGGGCACCATCTGTCGATACTGCGCGGCATCGCTGAACCGTTGGGCATCCGGTTTCTCGGTGCCGGCTCGAGCCCCAAGTGGCATCTGGACGACACACCGGCTATGCCGAAGTCGCGCTACGAGATCATGCGGCGCTATATGCCGAAGATCGGTAGCCGTGGGCTCGACATGATGTATCGCACCTGTACGATTCAGGTGAATCTGGACTATTCGTCGGAAGCCGATATGTGTCGCAAGATGCAGGTGTCGATGAAACTCCAGCCGCTGGCGACCGCAATCTTCGCTGCATCTCCCTTCACCGAGGGCCGGCCGAACAACTTCCTGTCCTGGCGATCGGACGTATGGCGCGACACCGATAACGCGCGCGCCGGCATCCTGCCGTTCGTCTTCAATGAAGACTTCGGCTTTGTCGATTATGTGAAGTGGGCACTCGACGTCCCGATGTATTTTGTCATTCGCGACGGCAAATACCGCGACTGCACCCACATCACCTTCCGGCAGTTCCTCGACGGCGCGCTGAAAGGCGAAATCGACGACTGGCAGCCCAACATGGGCGACTGGACCAATCACCTGTCGACGCTCTTCCCTGAAGTCCGGCTCAAGAGCTATCTGGAGATGCGCGGCGCAGACGGTGGGCCTCTGCTGCGCATTTGTGCGCTGCCGGCTTTCTGGGTTGGGCTGCTCTATGACAACGAAGCGCTGCAAGCTGCGCAGGAACTGACGGCCGACTGGACCTACGAAGAAGTACTGGCCCTACGCAATGAAGTTCCGACCCACGCACTGAACGCGCCGTTTCGCGGGGAGAAACTACTCCACGTTGCCGAAGAAGTCATGGACCTCGTGCGTCTCGGCCTGAAGAATCGCGACCGCCGCAACAGCGACGGCTACGACGAGCGCATCTTTCTGGCACCGATCGAGGACATGCTCGCACGCGGCACCACGCTGGCGGAGGACATGCTCAATCACTATCGTTCCCGGAGCGGCTCGATCGACTCGATCTTCGAGCAGTACCAGTGCTGA
- a CDS encoding efflux RND transporter periplasmic adaptor subunit, whose protein sequence is MSDTDRFPTQGSTSLRTYTIVAAIGFIAILAVGTAIRLAARDDLHKQTIANQTLTVNVIRPGGSAADALVLPGRLQAWNQAPVYSRTNGYLRRWYVDIGQPVRAGQLLAEVDTPEVDQQLNAARAALATADAQLDLARSTSARWGRLLAQEAVSQQDADERRGDFAARVAMRNEAAANVQRLQTLTSFKRIVAPFDGIVTSRSTDIGALIVAGTTTTQPLFTISDVSHLRIYVSVPEAYASTMRDGLTARFAVSDHPHRTFEAALARSADSVDPASGSMLVQLVYDNSAGLLKPGAYAQVTFDLNRDKHRAVGAVRIPVSSLLFRREGTAVAIANPQGRVKVQPIVIQTDFGSELEVTGLKPDDNVIDNPPEDIRTDDQVKIVRAGRPGHA, encoded by the coding sequence ATGTCTGACACAGATCGGTTCCCCACCCAGGGCTCCACGTCGCTCAGAACGTACACGATCGTCGCCGCCATCGGCTTCATCGCGATCCTCGCCGTGGGCACAGCGATCCGTCTCGCCGCGCGCGACGATCTGCACAAGCAGACCATCGCGAACCAGACGCTGACCGTGAACGTGATCAGGCCCGGCGGCAGCGCGGCCGATGCCCTCGTGTTGCCGGGCCGCCTGCAGGCCTGGAACCAGGCGCCCGTCTATTCGCGGACCAATGGCTATCTGCGCCGCTGGTATGTGGACATTGGGCAGCCCGTGCGCGCAGGCCAGCTCCTCGCCGAGGTCGACACGCCGGAAGTAGACCAGCAGTTGAACGCTGCGCGCGCGGCACTGGCGACCGCCGACGCCCAGCTCGACCTGGCCCGCTCGACCAGCGCGCGCTGGGGTCGCCTGCTGGCCCAGGAAGCGGTCTCTCAACAGGATGCGGACGAGCGCCGCGGCGATTTCGCTGCGCGCGTGGCCATGCGCAACGAAGCAGCGGCCAATGTCCAGCGCCTGCAAACGCTGACAAGCTTCAAGCGGATCGTCGCGCCCTTCGACGGAATAGTAACCAGTCGCTCGACGGACATCGGTGCACTGATTGTCGCGGGCACAACGACAACCCAGCCGCTCTTCACGATCTCCGACGTATCGCATCTGCGGATCTACGTGAGCGTGCCCGAAGCCTATGCGTCGACGATGCGCGATGGACTCACTGCGCGGTTTGCAGTCTCGGATCATCCGCATCGGACCTTCGAGGCCGCGCTCGCGCGCTCGGCGGATTCGGTGGACCCCGCGTCCGGTTCGATGCTGGTACAGCTCGTCTACGACAACAGCGCCGGTCTCCTGAAACCCGGTGCCTATGCGCAGGTGACGTTCGATCTGAACCGTGACAAGCACCGCGCGGTCGGCGCCGTCCGCATTCCGGTGAGCAGCCTGTTGTTTCGGCGGGAAGGGACAGCCGTTGCGATCGCGAACCCGCAAGGTCGCGTGAAGGTTCAGCCTATCGTCATCCAGACGGACTTCGGCAGTGAGCTCGAAGTCACCGGACTGAAGCCGGACGACAACGTGATCGACAATCCTCCTGAAGACATCCGCACCGACGACCAGGTGAAGATCGTCCGCGCAGGGAGACCGGGTCATGCGTGA
- a CDS encoding 3-deoxy-7-phosphoheptulonate synthase: MSSMVINAGKTESVGIIKPAKLLQQLPAGPRSRQCVLDSRVAVNRTLRGGRDKLLVIVGPCSIHDPQSALEYAGRLVRERERLGTELEIVMRVYFEKPRTTVGWKGLINDPFLDGSFEIEHGLHLARELLLAITSMGLPVATEFLDLATPLYLADLVSWGAIGARTTESQVHRELASSLPCAIGFKNGTEGCVQVAIDAIRAARHPHCYLGVDGQGELRKLASTGNRDGHLVLRGGKVPNYEAEYVDEACRALAAAGLNESVVIDASHGNSRKCHGNQRCVCESVAERVARGEQRISGVMIESHLVEGRQDVGTNMSLVYGQSITDSCLGWDDTVSCLNTLADSIRCRRVARQSTVLSFALPA; encoded by the coding sequence ATGTCTTCGATGGTCATCAATGCGGGAAAAACCGAGAGCGTCGGGATTATCAAGCCTGCGAAGCTGCTCCAGCAGCTTCCCGCCGGACCGAGGAGCCGCCAATGCGTACTCGATTCGCGCGTCGCCGTGAATCGCACGTTACGCGGCGGCCGGGACAAGCTGCTTGTGATCGTCGGACCGTGCTCGATCCACGATCCACAAAGTGCCCTCGAGTATGCCGGTCGACTGGTGCGCGAGCGTGAGCGCCTCGGCACCGAACTGGAAATCGTCATGCGGGTGTACTTCGAAAAACCGCGCACGACGGTCGGCTGGAAGGGACTCATCAACGATCCGTTCCTCGACGGCAGCTTCGAAATCGAGCACGGGCTGCATCTTGCGCGCGAGCTGTTGCTCGCTATCACGTCGATGGGCTTGCCGGTTGCAACGGAATTCCTTGACCTCGCGACACCGCTTTATCTTGCCGACCTGGTGAGCTGGGGCGCCATCGGCGCACGCACCACGGAGTCGCAGGTGCACCGTGAACTGGCCTCGAGCCTGCCTTGCGCAATTGGCTTCAAGAACGGTACAGAGGGATGCGTGCAGGTGGCGATCGATGCGATACGCGCAGCGCGGCATCCGCATTGCTACCTCGGCGTCGATGGGCAGGGCGAACTCAGGAAGCTCGCAAGCACGGGCAACCGGGACGGTCACCTGGTGCTGCGCGGCGGCAAGGTGCCGAACTATGAGGCGGAGTACGTCGATGAGGCGTGTCGCGCGCTTGCTGCCGCGGGTCTCAACGAAAGCGTGGTGATCGACGCGAGCCATGGCAACAGCCGCAAGTGTCACGGCAACCAGCGGTGCGTCTGCGAGTCCGTGGCCGAACGGGTCGCGCGCGGCGAGCAGCGGATCTCGGGTGTCATGATCGAATCGCATCTCGTCGAGGGCCGGCAAGATGTCGGTACGAACATGTCGCTGGTCTACGGCCAAAGCATCACGGACAGTTGCCTCGGCTGGGACGACACCGTTAGCTGCCTGAACACCCTGGCCGACTCGATCCGTTGCCGCCGGGTCGCGCGGCAAAGTACCGTGCTTTCGTTTGCTCTCCCGGCATGA
- a CDS encoding LysR substrate-binding domain-containing protein, with the protein MTLTNDGQRILVKAERALDTHRDLTEEAARIKGRLTGKLRLGAEASSNSDAIGRLLRTLFERFPELEVTLRHGTSLDILNSIRNGDLDAGFYHETGEPDADLVTFEVSRFDIYVAARRGLFTTSQPPDWRTLGEMPWIISSASFCSGQVAEGLFRAHGFRPRRITHVDRESVTRTLLAAGLGIGLLHAETAHEAQRCSEVDLLCEAQKSVRVLFAHSANRMQSPALGVVNSILHAGMSGERSFSYVVRRHALTRDDILVTA; encoded by the coding sequence ATGACGCTGACCAACGACGGCCAGCGGATCCTCGTCAAGGCGGAGCGGGCGCTCGACACGCATCGAGACCTGACCGAGGAGGCCGCGCGCATCAAAGGACGTCTCACGGGAAAGCTGCGCCTCGGGGCAGAAGCGAGTTCGAACTCCGACGCCATCGGTCGGCTGCTCCGGACGCTTTTCGAACGCTTCCCCGAGCTGGAAGTCACACTGCGCCACGGGACTTCGCTCGACATATTGAACAGCATCCGCAATGGCGATCTCGACGCCGGCTTTTATCACGAGACTGGCGAACCTGATGCAGATCTGGTGACCTTCGAGGTATCGCGCTTCGACATCTACGTGGCGGCGCGGCGCGGGCTCTTCACGACTTCACAGCCACCGGACTGGCGAACACTGGGTGAGATGCCATGGATCATCTCGTCTGCCTCGTTCTGCAGCGGACAGGTGGCGGAGGGTCTGTTCCGGGCACACGGCTTTCGCCCCAGGCGAATCACGCACGTCGATCGTGAAAGTGTGACGCGGACGCTGCTTGCAGCGGGGCTCGGAATTGGACTTCTGCACGCCGAAACCGCGCACGAAGCGCAACGCTGCAGCGAGGTCGATCTGCTGTGCGAAGCGCAGAAGTCCGTGCGCGTTTTATTCGCGCATTCCGCGAATCGTATGCAGAGCCCGGCTTTGGGTGTGGTGAATTCAATACTCCATGCGGGGATGAGTGGTGAACGGTCGTTCAGTTACGTCGTGCGGCGGCACGCGCTCACGCGGGACGATATTCTCGTGACGGCTTGA